The sequence AGGTTACTCTCTCTACAATGGGTCTCCCAAGCGTAAAAACCTCCAACGAGGATGCAACTCTCAAACTTACTTgtaatatcttcttcttgtaaGTAGGTTTCGAATTTAGCAGCTACTTTTGGTCCCCTATTCTTGGACCCAGTACAATGAAATATCACTTTGACGAATTGAGAACTTGAGAAAGTATCGGATAAACCTTTAATTAATTGATTCAGTTGCTTCTCTGTAATCTGTGCTGTTACTGGAACATGCCAAGCGTTTGTAATATGATCACGTGCAAAATCTTCTCTTCGAAGATCAACAACTTGAAAATCCTTCCTCTGATTTTCAATTAGGCCCTTGAGTTGCCTAGACGTTATGAAACTTACCATTACGCTTGCTGGATTGTCAAGTTTTCCTCAATATTAGTTTGTTATACATTAGTTTTTATACCgacttttcaaaagtgttgatttaaaatcaaattttgaatgctCTTAattatctttttgtttgattAATAATCAACTTTAGCGGCAACGCTCCTTACATAATTATAATGTAAAcggaaaagaatataaatgAATGCTCTCGTTGTAATTCAAGAGAACCCAACCAACAAATCATCAGGTTAGTAGAATAATGTCAGAAGAtcaaaaaagtgaaaattcGGTACCTTCTAAGGTTAATATGG is a genomic window of Saccharomyces cerevisiae S288C chromosome XVI, complete sequence containing:
- the ARR2 gene encoding Arr2p (Arsenate reductase required for arsenate resistance; converts arsenate to arsenite which can then be exported from cells by Arr3p), translated to MVSFITSRQLKGLIENQRKDFQVVDLRREDFARDHITNAWHVPVTAQITEKQLNQLIKGLSDTFSSSQFVKVIFHCTGSKNRGPKVAAKFETYLQEEDITSKFESCILVGGFYAWETHCRESNLKLIVSG